A portion of the Sulfurospirillum diekertiae genome contains these proteins:
- a CDS encoding sensor histidine kinase — translation MQRFKNLKFRLLATLGTVLFALFYGFGYIVVHSLESSYQQTSEATLFAVLKDIKHDFNLDPVKEIIFNDNKQEFNMPILYAQVIAYDSLSNTPTIIQRSNDLKERTLKIEPNIIQQIFERPNEIVFSTMSDSILTHQKIYIGTLLLTQNEDQILFLQCAMPYDKHTPQVKEMTSTLWVGLSSLLIIILVLASILISKSLQNVQKVTNTAKEISTQDLHSTIPQTHIAYEIDDLIATFNTLLNELQNAYAQVKQFGQNASHELKTPLTIIQGEVDIGLRKERTIEEYQRILQKVAKEVSTLHAVIEKILFLSSTTKNDLKNHFSEVYLDEVLLDAIEEKRPLSEQKNLTLHVNTLEAVSVLGNAALLKIAIANLIDNAIKYTTTPATIEIALFPHELQIKDEGLGIKEEELAHIFEQFYRGNTSKQSTQGSGLGLAIVKNILDLHDFGITVHSQEGVGTQILITF, via the coding sequence ATGCAACGCTTTAAAAACCTCAAGTTCAGACTTCTTGCAACGCTTGGTACTGTTTTATTTGCACTTTTTTATGGCTTTGGGTACATTGTTGTGCATTCGCTCGAAAGCTCTTATCAACAAACATCCGAAGCAACGCTTTTTGCAGTGCTTAAAGATATTAAGCATGATTTTAATTTAGATCCCGTCAAAGAGATCATTTTCAATGACAATAAACAAGAATTTAATATGCCCATCTTATACGCACAAGTGATCGCGTATGACAGCTTATCCAATACGCCTACCATCATTCAGCGCTCGAATGACCTTAAAGAAAGAACACTGAAAATAGAACCTAACATTATTCAACAAATATTTGAACGCCCAAATGAAATTGTCTTTTCAACCATGTCCGATTCCATCCTAACACACCAAAAAATCTATATTGGGACACTACTTTTAACGCAAAATGAGGACCAAATACTCTTTTTACAGTGTGCTATGCCCTATGACAAGCATACACCCCAAGTCAAAGAGATGACATCTACCCTGTGGGTGGGACTTTCTTCATTACTGATCATCATTTTAGTCTTGGCCTCTATTTTAATCTCAAAATCACTTCAAAATGTCCAAAAGGTGACCAATACGGCTAAAGAAATCAGTACGCAGGATTTGCATTCTACAATTCCTCAAACCCATATTGCATATGAGATTGATGACCTCATTGCCACATTTAACACCCTTCTCAATGAACTTCAAAATGCATATGCCCAAGTCAAGCAGTTTGGTCAAAATGCTTCCCACGAACTCAAAACCCCGCTCACGATTATTCAAGGGGAAGTTGACATAGGACTTCGTAAAGAACGCACCATTGAAGAGTACCAACGTATTTTGCAAAAAGTTGCTAAAGAGGTCAGTACCCTTCATGCGGTCATTGAAAAAATTCTCTTTTTGTCCAGTACCACTAAAAATGATCTCAAAAACCATTTTAGTGAAGTCTATTTAGACGAGGTTTTACTGGATGCCATCGAAGAAAAACGACCTTTAAGTGAGCAGAAAAATCTAACATTACATGTAAACACATTAGAAGCGGTCAGTGTCTTAGGCAATGCTGCTCTTTTAAAGATTGCCATTGCCAATCTCATCGATAATGCCATCAAATACACAACCACTCCAGCAACCATTGAGATCGCTCTTTTTCCACATGAACTTCAGATTAAAGATGAAGGGTTGGGCATTAAAGAAGAAGAGTTAGCACATATTTTTGAACAGTTTTACCGAGGCAATACCAGTAAGCAAAGTACCCAAGGAAGCGGGCTTGGGCTTGCTATTGTCAAAAATATTCTTGATCTGCATGATTTTGGTATTACCGTTCACAGCCAAGAAGGCGTTGGCACACAGATATTGATTACATTCTAA
- a CDS encoding ABC transporter ATP-binding protein — protein sequence MIVLEAVSKSFIQGDESIPALANISLHVKRGECVVLKGPSGSGKSTLLSLIAGLMQPSQGEVRVDGKEISKLPEHFSAAIRRQKIGFIFQKYHLIVHLSVLENVMTPLIPENLPLHVLEMKAKAVMEQCGIAHKAKMRVNRLSGGEQQRVAIARALINDPLIVLADEPTANLDEKLSRALIDELAILKEKGVTLLIATHDPLFFDLGCVDKIIEIHNGEIIV from the coding sequence ATGATCGTGCTTGAAGCGGTGAGTAAAAGCTTTATTCAAGGCGATGAGAGCATTCCTGCCCTTGCCAATATATCTTTACATGTAAAGCGTGGGGAGTGTGTGGTACTCAAGGGACCCAGTGGTAGTGGTAAGAGCACACTGCTCTCTTTAATCGCAGGACTGATGCAACCCAGTCAAGGCGAAGTACGTGTGGATGGTAAAGAGATTTCCAAACTCCCTGAGCATTTTAGTGCCGCCATTCGTCGCCAGAAAATCGGATTTATCTTCCAAAAGTATCACCTCATAGTCCATCTCAGTGTTCTTGAGAATGTTATGACGCCTTTGATTCCTGAGAATCTTCCTTTACATGTATTGGAGATGAAAGCTAAAGCCGTGATGGAGCAGTGTGGCATAGCGCATAAAGCAAAGATGCGGGTCAATCGCCTCTCAGGAGGTGAGCAACAACGTGTCGCCATTGCCCGTGCTTTGATCAACGATCCGTTAATCGTCTTAGCCGATGAGCCAACCGCTAATCTGGATGAAAAACTTTCACGTGCTCTCATTGATGAGCTTGCAATCCTTAAAGAAAAAGGTGTGACCCTACTTATTGCAACCCATGATCCACTCTTCTTTGATCTGGGATGTGTGGATAAGATCATTGAAATACATAATGGCGAGATTATCGTATGA
- a CDS encoding LysE family transporter: MQLDIWLTMLVASILISVSPGAGAVVSMNYGLKYGLKRSYAAIMGLQVGLFVQTFIVVIGLGSLIMSSLLLFNIIKWIGVVYLIFLGVMKFIEKPHLPDDTAKIKAFSASKAFIQATLINLTNIKATVFLVAFIPQFLNPDKPLLGQFAIICATLICVDIIVMTGYSSLASKLKNVIKSIRAIKIQNRLTGAFLLLAAFFISTAKRA; the protein is encoded by the coding sequence ATGCAACTCGATATTTGGCTAACGATGCTCGTTGCCTCTATTCTTATTAGTGTCTCTCCCGGTGCTGGAGCCGTTGTTTCCATGAACTATGGACTCAAATACGGACTGAAACGCTCTTACGCTGCTATTATGGGGCTTCAGGTGGGTCTTTTTGTGCAAACGTTTATTGTCGTCATAGGGTTGGGCTCTCTCATCATGAGTTCACTGCTACTTTTTAATATCATTAAGTGGATTGGTGTCGTCTATTTGATCTTTTTAGGGGTAATGAAGTTCATTGAAAAGCCACACTTGCCAGATGACACCGCTAAAATCAAAGCCTTTTCCGCTTCAAAAGCGTTTATTCAAGCCACTCTGATTAACCTGACCAACATTAAAGCAACGGTCTTTTTGGTAGCGTTCATTCCACAGTTTTTAAACCCAGACAAACCACTTCTTGGACAGTTTGCCATTATCTGTGCAACGCTCATTTGTGTGGACATCATCGTCATGACAGGCTATAGTTCGCTCGCTTCCAAACTTAAAAACGTCATCAAATCCATTCGTGCCATCAAGATTCAAAACCGCCTTACAGGAGCTTTTTTGCTTCTTGCAGCCTTTTTTATCTCAACGGCAAAACGTGCTTAA
- a CDS encoding GGDEF domain-containing protein, with protein sequence MRIKGKLFIFMLALFLFFSLCVWFYTEILFDKVNEKWAERFIKKQIIFDKNRTLLPLLQEHKIIQEMANEPAILAMALDDTNESKRKNGLAILESYRQKFQSKSYFAAFINSENYYFNDAKNSYAGKELQYKLSPSSSNDAWFYNVIADNQAYRINVDTDEVLNHTYIWLNHDLTINNKVVGIVGTGLDFTRFVRESVGLEQEGIQNFFINRYLDIQLERDTKLSDYMSHTTTKGTHKKIDALFVRQQDRAAIHEAIRYLSTHPDEIRTIWVEYDGVKKLLGLTYLQEIDWFSLTLIDAKELDAVKDFSIFPFLSALFLIALIAVGSQLRTLILNPLNQLKTNMQAIEHGHYEIDLRPVGSAEIKDLSQQFSTMIEYVRSNNRELEEKIQERTLGLMQSEAKLNTILESLEAFIYIKDTQYCYIYANRKHCDLIEVVGKTDEDFFDEPTVQALRKADKEVIEYGRKVTIEEHITSKHTGKAITCLSTKIPLLREDGSVYALCGISTDITERKKTEELIRSLAYHDSLTQLPNRRLFHERFTMMLSHAKRIKQYGALLVLDLDNFKPLNDAFGHKAGDVLLVDVAKRLKACVREVDVVARFGGDEFLIAVENLSLEEYIAQEEAIKIASSILLHVSAPYVIALREEADETVIHHQCTASIGITLFSDKKQHQETIFSEADKAMYQAKQKGRNCIEFYKENI encoded by the coding sequence ATGCGTATAAAAGGGAAACTATTTATTTTTATGCTAGCGCTGTTTCTTTTTTTCTCTCTGTGCGTTTGGTTTTACACGGAAATATTATTTGATAAGGTCAATGAGAAATGGGCTGAGCGGTTTATTAAAAAACAGATTATTTTTGATAAAAATCGCACCCTTCTTCCTTTATTGCAAGAGCATAAGATTATTCAAGAAATGGCGAATGAACCCGCTATTCTTGCAATGGCACTGGATGATACCAATGAAAGCAAACGCAAAAATGGTTTAGCCATTTTAGAATCGTATCGGCAAAAATTTCAAAGTAAAAGTTATTTTGCTGCTTTTATTAACAGTGAAAACTACTATTTTAATGATGCAAAAAATAGTTATGCCGGCAAAGAACTTCAGTACAAACTCTCACCTTCTTCAAGCAATGATGCTTGGTTTTATAATGTTATTGCCGATAATCAAGCGTATCGCATTAATGTAGATACGGATGAGGTGCTTAACCACACCTATATCTGGCTTAACCATGATTTGACAATCAATAATAAAGTGGTTGGCATCGTTGGAACGGGACTTGATTTTACCCGTTTTGTACGAGAGTCTGTTGGTCTTGAGCAAGAGGGAATTCAAAACTTTTTTATCAATCGTTATTTGGATATTCAATTGGAGCGAGATACCAAGCTCAGTGATTATATGAGCCACACAACAACTAAGGGAACGCATAAAAAGATAGATGCATTGTTTGTTCGTCAACAAGATAGAGCTGCTATCCATGAAGCGATACGTTATTTAAGTACCCACCCCGATGAAATACGTACCATTTGGGTAGAGTATGACGGTGTCAAAAAGCTTTTAGGATTGACGTATCTTCAAGAGATTGATTGGTTTAGCTTAACACTTATTGATGCAAAAGAGCTTGATGCGGTTAAAGATTTTTCCATCTTTCCTTTTCTCAGTGCGCTTTTTTTAATTGCATTGATTGCCGTTGGCTCCCAGCTACGCACTTTGATTCTTAACCCTTTAAATCAGCTAAAGACGAACATGCAAGCCATTGAACATGGTCATTACGAGATTGATCTTCGTCCTGTCGGGAGCGCTGAAATTAAAGACCTTTCTCAACAGTTTAGTACGATGATAGAGTATGTACGCTCCAATAATAGAGAGCTAGAAGAAAAAATACAAGAACGCACATTAGGATTGATGCAAAGTGAAGCGAAACTCAATACGATTTTAGAGAGTCTTGAAGCGTTTATCTACATTAAAGATACACAGTATTGTTATATTTATGCTAACCGAAAGCATTGTGATTTAATTGAAGTTGTTGGAAAGACAGATGAAGATTTTTTTGATGAGCCAACGGTTCAAGCTCTTCGCAAAGCAGATAAAGAAGTCATCGAATACGGACGCAAAGTGACGATTGAAGAGCACATCACCAGCAAGCATACAGGAAAGGCAATAACCTGTCTTTCAACGAAAATTCCACTGCTACGTGAAGATGGAAGTGTCTACGCATTGTGTGGTATCTCTACGGACATTACAGAGCGCAAAAAAACAGAAGAGCTCATTCGTAGTCTTGCTTATCATGATTCTTTAACACAGTTACCCAATCGACGATTGTTTCATGAACGCTTTACGATGATGCTGTCACACGCAAAGCGAATAAAACAGTATGGGGCTCTTTTGGTACTTGATCTGGATAATTTTAAACCACTCAATGATGCTTTTGGGCATAAAGCGGGAGACGTGCTCCTCGTTGACGTAGCTAAGCGTTTGAAAGCCTGTGTGCGTGAAGTGGATGTCGTTGCTCGTTTTGGTGGAGATGAATTCTTAATTGCAGTAGAAAATTTAAGTCTAGAAGAGTATATTGCCCAAGAAGAGGCTATAAAAATTGCGTCTTCTATTCTTTTACATGTAAGCGCCCCGTATGTGATTGCATTACGGGAAGAAGCGGATGAAACAGTCATTCATCATCAATGTACAGCGAGTATCGGAATTACGTTGTTTAGTGATAAAAAACAGCATCAAGAAACTATTTTTAGTGAAGCGGATAAAGCAATGTATCAAGCCAAACAAAAAGGGCGAAATTGCATAGAATTTTATAAGGAGAATATATGA
- a CDS encoding ABC transporter permease yields the protein MSFKLNFLLLDYAIRSLLRRAGKSFFIFLILSLLIFLLSSVLMIADAIKLELNTTLKTLPQITLQRFIAGKQSDVPISRVDALLDIEGISSMTPRIWGYYYFKPAGVNFSVVGIDAYEEQYSQTLSKLTQQFDPKLLESEHAMIIGAGVKKVLSENYYTDFFNFVTSEGKWQKVSIAGIFNSDLTLESNDLILVPKKLAYAIFGMDESKATDIVVKVANVKEIPTIVQKITERFPDLRAITQDDIRVSYQNLFDYKSGFFLSLFSVCAFAFFIIIYDKTSGLSSEEKKEIGILKAIGWSSDDILKEKFYESFTLAMGAFLVGIAFSLFYVYGMQAPLLRNVFMGYSELKPSFVLPFSVDSSMFVLLFLLSVPIYIAATLIPAWRASSLDAEEVMR from the coding sequence GTGTCTTTTAAACTCAATTTTTTATTGCTAGATTACGCCATTCGTTCGCTCCTTCGTCGTGCAGGTAAGAGCTTTTTCATCTTTTTGATCTTAAGTCTGCTCATCTTCTTGCTCTCTTCGGTGTTGATGATCGCAGACGCCATTAAACTGGAACTGAACACAACCCTTAAAACCTTACCGCAGATTACCTTGCAACGCTTTATTGCAGGAAAGCAGAGTGATGTACCCATCAGTCGTGTGGATGCCCTTTTGGATATCGAAGGTATCAGCTCTATGACGCCTCGCATTTGGGGATATTACTACTTTAAACCCGCAGGTGTGAATTTCTCGGTGGTTGGCATTGATGCGTATGAAGAGCAATACTCCCAAACACTTTCGAAACTCACACAGCAGTTTGATCCCAAACTGCTTGAGAGCGAACATGCAATGATCATCGGAGCTGGGGTAAAGAAAGTCTTGAGTGAGAATTACTACACCGACTTTTTTAACTTTGTCACCAGTGAGGGAAAATGGCAAAAGGTTTCCATTGCAGGTATTTTTAACTCAGATCTCACCTTAGAATCCAATGATCTTATCCTTGTACCTAAAAAGCTTGCGTACGCCATTTTCGGTATGGATGAGAGCAAAGCCACGGACATTGTGGTTAAAGTAGCCAATGTCAAAGAGATCCCCACCATTGTGCAAAAAATCACTGAACGCTTCCCTGATCTGCGTGCCATTACCCAAGATGACATTAGAGTCAGTTACCAGAATCTTTTTGATTATAAAAGTGGTTTCTTCCTCTCCCTCTTTAGTGTCTGTGCCTTTGCCTTTTTTATCATTATCTACGATAAAACCAGTGGCTTGAGTTCAGAAGAGAAAAAGGAAATCGGCATTTTAAAAGCGATTGGCTGGAGCAGTGACGACATCTTGAAAGAGAAGTTTTACGAGAGCTTTACACTCGCTATGGGTGCTTTTTTAGTCGGCATTGCATTCTCTCTTTTTTACGTCTATGGCATGCAAGCACCCCTGTTACGCAATGTTTTTATGGGTTACTCCGAACTCAAACCTTCGTTCGTACTTCCCTTTAGTGTAGATAGCTCGATGTTCGTTTTACTCTTTTTACTCTCTGTGCCTATTTACATTGCAGCAACCCTGATTCCAGCATGGCGAGCTTCCAGTTTAGATGCTGAGGAGGTGATGCGATGA
- the rarD gene encoding EamA family transporter RarD, which yields MNNLSKEAQGYIYALLAFVFWGLIPIYFKLIASVSAAEILAHRIIWSVVLLFGMIIVSRQFGAFTLLVRDIHKIKYLVLSALLVSLNWLVFIWAVSHNMIAESSLGYYINPLVNFALGILFFKDRPTFWQKIAIALAFSAIAYQAITLGSIPIVSLVLAFSFGFYGLIRKQINLPAMTGLYIETLILLPLALLYFGYLVSTNQNAFVFPPNAISWLLLLAGFITVVPLLWFNAAATRISLIHLGFFQYISPTVSFLLAIFVYDEILVPEKLTSFVLIWIALAIFSIDGYLKKRRTKEV from the coding sequence ATGAACAATCTCTCGAAAGAGGCACAAGGCTACATTTACGCTCTTTTAGCGTTTGTTTTTTGGGGCTTAATCCCGATCTATTTTAAACTGATCGCTTCTGTGTCCGCCGCAGAAATACTCGCACACCGTATTATTTGGTCTGTGGTACTGCTCTTTGGCATGATTATTGTGAGTCGTCAATTTGGTGCATTTACCCTTCTTGTACGAGATATTCACAAGATCAAATACCTCGTACTCTCTGCCCTTTTAGTTTCACTCAACTGGTTGGTATTCATTTGGGCAGTCAGCCATAATATGATCGCAGAATCCAGTCTTGGCTATTACATCAATCCGCTGGTTAATTTTGCCTTGGGCATTCTCTTTTTTAAAGACCGCCCTACGTTTTGGCAAAAAATTGCTATTGCCCTAGCTTTCAGTGCCATTGCATACCAAGCGATCACCCTTGGATCCATCCCTATTGTTTCATTGGTCTTAGCATTTAGTTTTGGCTTTTACGGATTGATTCGTAAACAGATTAATCTTCCTGCTATGACAGGACTGTATATCGAAACATTGATTTTGCTCCCTTTGGCATTGCTCTATTTTGGGTATTTAGTATCAACCAATCAAAATGCGTTTGTCTTTCCTCCCAATGCGATTTCATGGCTTTTACTCTTAGCTGGTTTTATCACTGTTGTTCCACTTTTGTGGTTTAACGCAGCCGCTACACGCATCTCACTCATTCACTTGGGCTTTTTCCAGTACATTAGCCCTACCGTTTCCTTTTTGTTAGCTATTTTTGTTTATGATGAGATTTTAGTTCCAGAAAAACTCACCAGTTTTGTGCTCATTTGGATTGCACTGGCTATCTTTAGCATAGATGGATACCTAAAAAAGAGACGTACCAAAGAGGTCTAA
- a CDS encoding arsenate reductase family protein, whose product MIKVYGITTCGSVKKAIAFFKAKVVPYTFVDLKSTQISEAKLKEWLSKQPMSVIFNTKGTKFKTLGLSKEISEEEKKMWLLREQLLFKRPIVECEDGALLVGFDEEVYANKFA is encoded by the coding sequence ATGATTAAAGTCTATGGCATCACTACCTGTGGTAGTGTCAAAAAAGCAATTGCTTTTTTTAAAGCGAAGGTTGTTCCTTATACTTTTGTTGATCTTAAAAGCACGCAGATCAGTGAAGCAAAACTTAAAGAGTGGCTCAGTAAGCAACCCATGTCGGTGATCTTCAATACCAAAGGAACGAAGTTTAAAACTTTGGGCTTGAGTAAAGAGATCAGTGAGGAAGAGAAAAAAATGTGGCTTTTAAGAGAGCAACTGCTTTTTAAACGCCCCATCGTTGAGTGTGAAGATGGAGCGCTTTTGGTTGGCTTTGATGAAGAAGTGTACGCAAATAAATTTGCTTAA
- a CDS encoding phosphoethanolamine transferase — MPFKFFASHSQRTILLLSLGMVSLYNITFFSKIFTFAMEEKNYFIALSAPFILMLMFICILNFLLLLTHKKAFRMVVSILIVTGAMSSYFIDTFGTVIDKNMFINVMQTDSAEVLDLFTPKLIIYLTCASALSFWVLFKAPISFSSYAKEFAQKALVGVLSLLMVAGLYMMVSKSYSSFFRNHHELKMYLNPAYPIASFSKFVYAKFKPKPEFKAIATDATRQNKEKKKLVVFVLGETARAQNFSLSGYDVPTNPLLSKRDDIVYLPNFASCGTATAISVPCLFSKFGRNDWGDDKEYFENAVDVLAKTGVRIIWRDNNSGGDKEIAKRMSDVVQYGGQGFDEVLLKDFQANIDARYEDTFIVLHQEGSHGPTYFKRYPDSFKKFTPTCDTQELDKCSHDQIVNTYNNTILYTDYIVNETINLLKANQDKYDITLIYFSDHGESLGENGVYLHGLPYMIAPEAQKHVPALFYFGDKTKRESLHVKANERFSQDNFFHTLLGLFEIKTSEYKPNLDILH, encoded by the coding sequence ATGCCTTTTAAATTTTTTGCATCGCACAGTCAACGAACCATTTTACTGCTCTCTTTGGGCATGGTTTCGCTCTACAACATTACTTTCTTTTCAAAAATTTTTACGTTTGCGATGGAGGAAAAAAACTATTTTATTGCCCTCAGTGCACCTTTCATTCTGATGCTTATGTTCATTTGTATCCTCAACTTTCTTCTACTGCTGACACACAAAAAAGCTTTTAGAATGGTCGTTTCCATCTTGATTGTTACAGGCGCGATGTCCAGTTATTTTATCGATACATTTGGAACGGTTATCGATAAAAATATGTTCATTAATGTCATGCAAACCGACAGTGCTGAAGTGCTTGATCTTTTTACGCCTAAACTTATCATCTATTTAACTTGCGCTAGTGCTCTCTCGTTTTGGGTACTGTTTAAAGCACCCATCTCATTTTCAAGTTACGCGAAAGAGTTTGCACAAAAAGCCCTTGTAGGGGTTCTTTCACTGCTGATGGTTGCAGGGCTTTATATGATGGTGAGTAAGTCATACAGCTCTTTTTTTCGAAATCACCATGAACTCAAAATGTACCTCAATCCCGCTTACCCTATCGCCTCTTTTTCAAAATTTGTCTATGCCAAATTCAAACCAAAACCTGAATTTAAAGCGATTGCTACCGATGCAACACGCCAAAATAAAGAGAAGAAAAAACTGGTTGTCTTTGTTTTAGGCGAAACGGCGCGTGCTCAAAACTTTTCACTGAGTGGTTATGATGTTCCAACTAACCCACTTTTATCAAAACGAGATGACATTGTCTACTTACCAAACTTCGCCTCATGTGGTACAGCAACTGCTATTTCAGTGCCGTGTCTGTTTTCAAAATTTGGAAGAAATGATTGGGGTGATGACAAAGAATACTTCGAAAATGCTGTCGATGTACTGGCAAAAACAGGTGTTCGTATCATTTGGAGAGACAATAACTCTGGTGGCGACAAAGAGATCGCGAAACGCATGAGCGATGTTGTTCAGTACGGTGGTCAAGGTTTTGATGAAGTATTGCTCAAAGATTTTCAAGCCAATATCGATGCACGCTATGAAGACACGTTTATCGTACTTCATCAAGAAGGAAGTCATGGACCAACCTACTTTAAACGCTACCCAGACTCTTTTAAAAAATTTACACCAACCTGTGACACGCAAGAACTCGATAAATGTAGCCATGACCAAATCGTCAACACCTATAACAATACCATTCTCTATACCGATTACATTGTCAATGAAACCATTAACCTGCTCAAAGCCAATCAAGACAAGTACGACATTACACTGATCTATTTTTCAGACCATGGCGAGTCACTCGGTGAAAATGGTGTTTACTTGCACGGGCTTCCTTATATGATAGCACCCGAAGCGCAAAAACACGTGCCTGCCCTTTTCTATTTCGGCGATAAAACAAAGCGTGAATCTTTACATGTAAAAGCCAATGAACGCTTTTCACAAGATAATTTCTTTCACACGCTCTTAGGTCTTTTTGAGATCAAAACAAGCGAGTACAAGCCAAACCTAGACATCTTGCACTAG
- a CDS encoding DNA-deoxyinosine glycosylase: MKHSFEPVYDTNSKVLILGTFPSVKSREQNFYYGHPQNRFWKVIAALTHTPLPISIEEKKAMLLNHGIALWDVIESCDITGSSDSSIKNVVPMDFSNILHHTSITHIYANGATAFKLFQKYCETATGINIIKLPSTSPANAAFSFEKLLHEWSILKI; encoded by the coding sequence ATGAAACACTCTTTTGAACCTGTTTACGATACCAACTCAAAAGTGCTTATTTTAGGCACTTTTCCCTCTGTTAAGTCACGTGAACAAAACTTTTATTATGGACATCCACAAAACCGTTTTTGGAAAGTGATTGCCGCATTAACCCACACACCACTGCCAATCAGTATTGAAGAAAAAAAAGCAATGCTGTTAAATCATGGCATTGCACTTTGGGATGTGATTGAAAGTTGTGATATCACTGGCTCAAGTGATAGTAGTATTAAAAATGTGGTGCCAATGGATTTTTCAAATATACTCCACCACACATCTATAACCCACATTTATGCCAATGGAGCTACTGCGTTTAAACTCTTCCAAAAATACTGTGAAACCGCCACAGGCATCAACATCATTAAACTTCCATCCACCAGCCCTGCCAATGCTGCCTTTTCATTTGAAAAACTCTTACACGAATGGAGCATTCTCAAAATATAA
- a CDS encoding response regulator transcription factor, with protein sequence MKVLIVEDDTKIAAFLKKGLEEEYFCVDICDNGEDAIYLSGMNAYDVIILDIMIKGLQGDQVCQKLREQKIAIPIIMLSAKSTISDKVSLLNLGADDYLTKPFSFDELLARIHVQLRKHDHKELLLSVGDLLLNPLTKTVTRGGEAITLTAKEYVLLEYLMRHKNAIIEERLLEEQIFSMEQSIQSNILNVYMYRLRTKIDKNFELKLIKTYRNQGYTISDATL encoded by the coding sequence ATGAAAGTTTTGATCGTAGAAGATGATACTAAAATCGCCGCTTTTTTAAAAAAAGGGTTAGAGGAAGAGTATTTTTGTGTTGATATCTGCGATAATGGCGAAGATGCCATCTATTTATCAGGGATGAATGCCTATGATGTCATCATCTTAGATATTATGATCAAAGGGCTACAAGGTGATCAAGTATGTCAAAAATTACGAGAGCAAAAAATTGCCATTCCCATCATTATGCTCAGTGCTAAAAGTACGATCAGTGACAAAGTCAGCCTGCTCAACTTGGGAGCGGATGATTATCTCACCAAACCTTTTAGCTTTGACGAACTACTCGCACGCATTCATGTACAGCTCCGAAAGCATGATCACAAAGAACTGCTTCTTAGCGTAGGCGATCTTCTACTTAACCCTCTTACCAAAACCGTAACACGTGGGGGTGAGGCGATTACTTTGACGGCTAAAGAGTATGTCCTTTTAGAATACCTGATGCGCCATAAAAATGCCATCATTGAAGAACGCCTTTTAGAAGAACAAATTTTTAGCATGGAACAGAGTATCCAAAGTAATATACTTAATGTTTACATGTACCGCTTGCGCACCAAAATTGATAAAAATTTTGAGCTCAAACTTATTAAAACTTATCGCAACCAAGGATACACGATCAGTGATGCAACGCTTTAA